GTAAACTTTGGCTATTAGCCCTGAAATTCATTTCAGGGCGGGTGTGGCAGCAAACAGATAAGCCATTTCTAACTTAAGTTGACACCAATGAGCATTGCTAAACCCCTACACTACACCAAAATAATAATTCTAAATTTAAAATTGCTGATGTGACTCGCAAATCATTAACCGAAAAACAACGGGCTTTAGAAATTCTTTCCCGTATCCAGCATCTTTATCCAGACGCAACTTGCTCCCTAGATTATGCCACCCCTGTACAATTATTAGTAGCAACTATTCTTTCCGCTCAATGTACAGATGAAAGGGTAAACAAAGTAACGCCAGGATTATTTGGCAAATTTCCTGACGCGGAAAGTCTAGCAAATGCAGATTTAACAGAGTTAGAAGAATTGGTACGTTCGACAGGTTTTTATCGTAATAAAGCCAAGAATATTCAAGGCGCTTGTCGAATGATTGTTCAGGATTTTAACTCTGTTGTTCCCAACAAAATGGAAGACTTATTAAAGCTTCCAGGAGTAGCCCGGAAAACTGCAAATGTGGTTTTAGCCCATGCTTATGGTATTAATGCTGGAGTAACTGTAGATACTCACGTAAAGCGCTTAAGTCAGCGTTTGGGATTGACAAAAAATACTGAACCTGTGGGAATTGAAAAGGATTTAATGAAGTTATTACCCCAACCAGATTGGGAGAATTGGTCAATTAGATTAATTTATCATGGTCGGGCTGTCTGTAAAGCCCGTTCTCCTAGTTGTGATATTTGTAAGTTGATTGACTTGTGTGATATGAATTTATCTGAAGCAAAGTCACAAAAAACAAAGTAACTCATTCATAATCTAAATGAGTCATTGCAATCCTACAGGACTTACGCAACTGGCACATTGGTAGGGTGCGTCAGACTTGCATAAATCCTGCCAAGAAACAGATTATTGATATCTGACGCACCCTACAACAGATTTTTAGTGTGACTGAGGTAATTAATAAAGATGCTATTTTTGATTATTACAATTCATCAAAATAATAAGTTACGACTCCAGAAATGGGGTCATTACCAATTCTGATATGATTTGATTTCAGCATTTCTTGGAGTGTAGCTTCGACTTCTGCAAAACTCATTCCTGTAGCCTTAACACCTTGAGTTACAGTTAAACTACCACCCTTAGCTTCTGCGGCTTCTATTAGTTTAACAATCATTGGTTTCTCCGCCGGTTTGTGAACTTGGGAAATAAATATCCGTTCATTCATGGATACGCCTAAAGGTGATAAACCTGCTTTTAGTAGCAATTTCTGCTCATATTCGTCCACCATATTAGGTATGATTAATAAATCATAGATTTGTCCCAAGTAAAAGAACCCACAGGTAAAGAACCATAATAAACCAGTAAGTAGGTTGGCGTTGAAAATTGTCGTTATGGCAAGGCAAAAGGCAAGAGGCAAGAGTGAAGAGGGTTTAGGCGATTTTACATTTCTTTACACAGTTTGGTTTTATTGTGTTCACCTACTTAGCCGTTTTACCATTATATAAGCGATGTAAACCACCTATTCCCAAAAAACCAGCCCCACACAAGAGGTAAGAGACAAGAAGACGGTCTTTATGTTCAGTATTTTTTATAGTCATCTTATTTATGTCCATTAGGATTTACTGGTTTAAAAACCCACACTGCAATTAACTACCCTTGGTTAGTCTTCGATTCCCCAATTAACCATTATATTTATTTATCACCATGATTTCCCTTTCACCTGAACTCCAAGCTAGACTTTCCACACCCCTAAAAATCGGCTCATTTGAGGTTAAAAGCCGTGTTTTACAGTCTCCTTTGTCCGGGGTGACTGACTTGGTGTTTCGGCGTTTGGTGCGTCGTTATGCCCCAGAATCTATGCTATATACAGAAATGGTAAATGCTACAGGCTTACATTATGTTAAGCAATTACCAATAATTATGGAAGTAGATCCTAACGAACGTCCAATTAGTATTCAATTATTTGATTGTCGTCCCGATTTTTTAGCAGAAGCAGCCATAAAAGCAGTTGCTGAAGGAGCAGATACTGTTGATATTAATATGGGATGTCCTGTGAATAAGATTACTAAAAATGGTGGCGGTTCTTCTTTATTACGTCAACCAGAAATTGCGGAAGCAATTGTACGGGAAGTTGTCAAAGCGGTAGATGTGCCTGTAACTGTAAAAACTCGCATTGGTTGGAATGATCAGGAAATTACTATTCTTGATTTTGCGAAAAGAATGGAAGACGCGGGAGCAAAAATGATTACTGTGCATGGACGCACTCGCGCTCAAGGTTATAATGGTAATGCGCGGTGGGAATGGATAGCTAAAGTCAAGGATATTTTATCAATTCCTGTAATTGGGAATGGGGATATTTTTTCTGTGGAAGCTGCGGTAAAATGTTTAGAACAAACTGGTGCAGATGGAGTAATGTGTTCTCGTGGAACTTTAGGTTATCCCTTTTTAGTTGGTGAGGTTGATCATTTCTTAAAAACTGGAGAATTATTAACACCACCTAACCCAATTCAACGCTTAGAATGTGCCAGAGAACATCTTTTTGCTTTGTGGGAATACAAGGGAGATAGGGGAGTCCGTCAAGCTCGTAAACACATGACTTGGTATGCAAAAGGCTTTATGGGTGCGGCTGATTTACGGGGTAAGTTAAGTTTAATGGAAACTGTCCAACAAGGTTTAGATTTAATTGATGGTGCGATAGAAAGATTAGCAAATGGTTATGAAGTTGAAGAAGAAGTACCAGCTATTATTGCACTTTAGCATTGATTTCTAGATTAGGTTAAGCGATAGGTTAACACAAGCTAAGGGACTTCCAAATAAAAAAATACTCAACCACCTAACGCAAAAATCTCTCAAACCCTTATTCCTCTGTGTCCTCTGCGCCTCTGTGGTTCGTTAATCAGGATAATTTATTTCTTGGAAGTCCCTAAGTAGGTTGGCGTTGAAAATTGTCGTTATGGCAAAGCAAAAGGCAAGAGTGAAGAGGGTTTAGGCGATTTTACATTTCTTTACACAGTTTGGTTTTATTGTGTTCACCTACTTAAGTGCGATCGCTAATTCTTTAAACTCCCACTTTTTATAACAAACCCCGATAACGAATAAAAATCAAAATCACAGCCCAAGAACCTAATGCCACTTTAACAGCAACTAAGATATTTAATATTGGCAAAATTCCGCCACTAAAAAGCATTCCTAACTCACCGTGTGGTAACTCAAATCCCGACAAAGTTATCACTGATAAAACAATAAAGACTAACACCGAAATCTTTTCCCACATAGCCGCGTGCCAACGTTGGTAAATGTCCTGCATCCATTGGTATGATGAGGTAATTGCTATCAGTCCGATTGCTGTCCCTCCAGCGACTCCAGCCGCAAAACCACCCCCCGGACTCAAATGCCCCCTAATTGCTAATTCAATGCCCACTAATGCCGCAATTGTCGCCCCTAGACGAGCTAATATTATTGATGGTTGATCTTTAAATTGATAGATGCTGCAAGATGGTTTTTCATTAGCTAATAAAAAATTAGCTCCGAGAATGGCTATAGTAAAAACAATAACTTCAAAGATTGTATCATATAGCCGATTTCTGAAAATAATCCCTGATACTGCATTGGGAACACCACTTTCTTTAACCACTGTTTCCACAATGGAAATATCTGGTAAATTTAGTTCGGAATTAGGCATGATCAGCATTTTTACAAATAAAGCTATTCCGGCTAAAATGTAAACTAATTTCATAAATTTTGCTCCCCTGAATCTAAAACATTGAAATATCTTAAACCTGTCTTTGGTGATGAAAGTTCGCTTTTCATGATGTTATAAATGCGTTGCACTCTAATCACAGTTTGGTATGTTTCTTCTGCTTCCACAAACTTTTCTAATGGCGCACAGGTAGCATGAATTTCTTTTTCTATTAACGCCTGTTGTAAATTTTCTTTAGTAGTGTAAGGTACGAGTTCTAGACGCAGATAATGTTTCTTGAAAATGCGGCGAAAGTCGCTCATAAGTTGTTGAAAATTGCCATCTTGATTTTTTTCTATTGACTGATTTTCCATGACACCAAGACGTAATACTAAGGATGAACGAACTGCGATCGCATAGAGAGTAATTGATAGCATTGTTCCCATTAATGCTTCTGTTAAAGCCACATCTGCTGCACCTAAAACTGCATCTACCATTGCTGCAACTGCACCGAGTACCCCACGAATTACTAAGGCATGATAGGGATTAGTTTGAGTTACTAACATCCCCGCAGTTAAGGGTAATAAAGCAATGATTAAATAGAGATAAGTATCATTCATGTTTTTCCTCTTCTGTTGAACAGTATGCTAATACATAACCCAGCATAGTATTCCAAATTGCTAAGGAAATAATGCCAAGAATAAGTAATGGCCATTCACTGGGTATTTTCAGTAGTAGTCCGACAATAATCATCATTGAACCTAAAGTATCCGCAACAGAAAGTCCATGTAATTTGAATAATACTGATCTGTTGCTGACTAAATGAGAAGTTCCCCAAAACCAAAAAACTATGCCAATACTTATGCAGGTATAACTAAGAAGGTTAATCATACTTCACCTAATCTTCTGAGGATATGTGCTAATAACATTAAGCCGGCATTTCCTACTGTCAAAATAATCGCTGCAACTACACCAATCATCCAATCATCTCGCAAAACGGAAATTACAAGAATCATGATGGCTACTTTACTGGAAATGCTACCAAAAGCTAACATTTTCTGCCAGGTATCATCACTTTTCCAAGCTTCATAAATGGGAATAAGTAAAGCCAAAATCATTGCTATTAAGACTATTTCTAGGTTCATGCTTGTTTTTTCCTGGGTTTAATTTGGTGAACTTCATACCATCCTTCTTCGTGGTACTTCAAAACTATGGTTTTGGGGGTAAAGGTAATCAGAAATATATCGAGGAAAATCAATAAAGGTGATCTGTTTAGTTTGACTTTCTCCATGATAATTTCTTCTTGGTTATGGGGACGGAAGATAATTTCAAATGCCTCCATAAAAGCTACCGGAATCGCAATAAGGATCTTAATTATTACCTTTACCCAAGATTTTAATTTTTCTGGTGATGACTTACCACGTGGTAAAATTAAGGCAATAATTACACCGATGATAATATTTGTTAAACTCACATTAGCAGTGAGTAATAACCAAATTGTTAGTCTTAATATGAGATGTCCAATCATGGGAAAGCCATCCAAAATAATAGGATTAAAGTTAAACTCATGACACCAACTAAATGCTCAAATTCTTCAAATACACGAGGTAGAGATATGGATAATTTCTTGAAAATGAAATGATATCCTAACCAGCCCGCAGCAATAGTTAAAAGTGCTTTTGTGATATTGGTGATTTCATAAGCTGGAAGATAGACAATATTTGCCACAAATAATCCAGTAATTAAAAAGATTACTGATATCCAAAAACCGGATTTTGTTTTCTGTTCTTCTTCTTCTGCTTTTGCATGGGGGAGAAAAATAAATTTAGCAAAAGATATGGCTGTACCAACTGCGGCAATATTCATCAGTATAAATTGCCAAGATTCTAAATTTTTTGTCGTTAATACTTTTGCCTCAAAACCTGACAACAAAGGTAAACCAGAAATTGATAAACTAGCGATCGCTAAGGCTATCCAAATATTAGTATGAATGGGTTTATTTTGCAGTTCTTTAAAATTGCGACTGGGTAAAGAACCCGCAATCAAAAATAAAGATGACTTGACTAATCCATGGGTGAGGGCATAAAATCCACCTACAGCCGGTGCAGCAAGAATAAAGCCTAATTGGGAAATTGTGTGAAACGCCAACATTCGCTTAGTATCTTTTTCAAAGACAGCATAGGAGACACCCATTAAAGCTGTTCCCACAGCAAAAATTCTGACTATGGTATCAATTTCTTCGGAAACGAATGCACAACGTAATAAAGGTAAAACACTGGCTTTAACGACAATTCCTGACATCAATGCGGAAACTGGTGTTTCTGATTCAGAATGAGTTAAAGGTAGCCATAACCCGGAGACAAAAATCCCCGCTTTGATTAATAATCCCAGAAAAATTAATGCTAGTGCTTCTGGTGGTGATCCCTTTAAACTGGTAAAACTAAAGGAATGATGCGTCTGATAAACCAGCACTGCACCAACCAGATAAAACAACATTGCAGTATTACTAACAAAAAGATACCGTAAACCTACCCAAATTGAGCGATCGCTACGAGAATAAGCAATCAATAAGAAAGCCGCAATACCGCTTACTTCTAAAGCCACATATAAACTAATGAAATCTGCACAGACAAAGGCAGCATTCAGGCTACCATGCACAATAATCATCTGGGCATAGAAAAAAGCCGTTTTATCACTGCGCCAGCAGTAGAGGGCAACAGCAGCCGTTACCAGGGCATTTGTGAAAATAAAGTAACCGCTTAACTGGTCAGCTATTAAGGTGATCCCGAAACTATCCAGTAAATTCAGGGTGATGGGTGATGGTTCGATAAATAGCTGCAACCCATAAGCAGCAGAAGCAATAGTCCCCCACATTGTCAAATGTCGGTTAAGTTTGGGGACTAGAAAAATGATGAACCCTAGAAAAAATGGGGTAGCAATCCAAGCCAGTGTAATGGTATTCATGGTGTATTATTTTTCTCAATCTCGTTACTTTCCAATGTGGGATTATCCCGTGCTAATTTCATCACACCAACTAGCATCAAAGCCTGTATCGAGAAACCGATGACTATCGCTGTTAATATGACTGCTTGGGGAACAGGATCAGCATAAGCAATATTTTTTACCTCGGAAATAATGGGAGTAAATAATCCTTCTCGTGATGCAATTAGTACATAAAAGGCAATCACACCCGTACTCATCACATCCATTGAGACAATTTTCATTACCAAGTTTTTTTTGAAGATGATGCCAAAAAAACCACACAGTATTGTTATCAGTACGCACGCTTCTAACACGGGAATTATTTAATTTTTATATAAAGTGCTAACTCTATATAAGCACGAAATCTTAGTGCTAGAATAATTTCAACACTAGAATATTCTTATGATTATGATAGTTATACTCAATGATTTATGTTTTCACAACTTTTAAAGTTTGCAAACTTTCATCTGCACAACCAGTGATAAAACCACCCATTTTTTGAATTTCTTGCAAATGTTCTAAAGCTGATTCTGTAATGAGTTCTCCAGGCATTAATACAGGAATTCCTGGAGGATAAGGGCAAATAATTTCCGCGCAAATCCGATTTTGAGCTTTCTCGAAAGGCAAGATTTCACTATTAGCAAAAAAAGCCTCACGGGGAGAAATAGCTATAATATTACTTGTGTTATCTTTTTTGGGTTTACACAATAAATTTTGAATTTTTAATGGATTAACATGAGTAAGATTACTTAGAGATCTAATTAAATTTTGAATATCTGTTTCTGTATTTCCTAAGCTAATAATAAATGTGATATTTTGCCAAGATGAAAATTCTGGAGTTACATTAAATTTCTCATCTAAAATTTCTTCGGCTGCAAAGCCAGTAAATCCTAATTTACTAACATTAACTGTTAATCTAGTTTTATCTAAATCTATAAATCCCGGTGATTTTTCTTTTTGAGAAAGGGGAGTAGATAAACCAGGAATTTGATTAATTTGAGTTCTGGCTGCTTTCCCTAATTCCAAAGTTTGAGACATGAGCTTTTTTCCATGTATTGCCATTTGCTGACGTGCAGCATCGAGAGAAGCTAAAAGGATAAAACTAGGACTTGTAGATTGCACTAATTGTAAGGCTTTATTAACCCTATCAATATCAATTCTTTTACCTTGAATATGTAACATTGATGCCTGTGTCATTGCTCCCAATGTTTTATGAATTGATTGGACAGTTAAATCTGCACCTGCGCTTAAAGCTGACGTGGGTAATTCTGGGTGAAAATGAAAATGTGCGCCGTGTGCTTCGTCCACAATCAAGGGAATATTATATTGATGAGTAAGGTGTATAAATGCTGGCAAATCTCCACAAACACCATGATAAGTAGGATAAACTATCAGCACTGCTTTGGTATCTGGATGTTGTATTAATGCTGCTTTTAATGATTCTGGTGTAATGCTGTATGCAATATCTAAATCTTCATCATATTCAGGATTTATAAAAATAGGAATTGCCCCCGAAAGAATCAATCCAGAAATAACAGAAGAATGGATATTTCTAGGCAGAATAATTTTATCTCCCATTCTACAAGTAGCAAGAATTGCGGCTTCAATTCCGCAGGTAGAACCATTAACTAAAAACCACGTTTTCTCTGCCCCAAAAGCCTCCGCTGCTAGTTCTTGTGCTGCAAGAATTACGCTTTCTGGTTTGAATAAATTATCTAACTCTGCTAATTCCGTTAAGTCAGCCCGAAAGATATCTTTACCAATTAAATCGGTTAAGATTGGCGAAATTCCCGCACCGCGTTTATGTCCTGGGGTGTAAAATGGGGCATGAGAACGGCTTGTACAGGCTTTTAAGGCATCTATGAGGGGGGTTTGGTTTTGATTTGGCATTTGGGGGGAAAGAAGCGTTGAAAGCTTAAAGTAAAAATTGATAAAATCTAGAATCTAAAGAAATAATATGATATATTATATTTAAATTCAAATCTTTATGCAGACTAAAACTATGCCTAACGAAGAAGTAATCTTATTTGAAGAAGAGGAAGATCAAGAAATTGAATTTGAGCCGCTGAGTGGATTAATTCCTGAATTAAAGCAAATTCCAGAAATTGTTGTTTCTGGTAGTGACTGGACAACAGAGACAATCTTTAATCAACTTGATCGGGGTAATATAGAGCTAAATCCAAGATTTCAAAGACGAGACGCTTGGGATATCACTCGTAAAAGTAGGTTTATCGAATCACTTGTACTTGGATTTCCAGTTCCACAAATAGTATTAGCTGCTAATCGTCAGGAAAAAGGTAAATTTATTGTTCTTGATGGTAAACAACGATTGTTAACTATTCTGCAATTTTATGGTGGAAGTGATGAAAATATATCGAATAATAACAATGCCTTTGCTTTAAGAAATCTAGAATTTAGACGTGATTTAATAGGCAAAAAATATGAAGATTTTAAAAATGATGTCTTTTTGAGTTCTGAACTTAATGCTCTCGATAACCAAACTATTCGTACAGTATTAATTAGGAATTGGCCTAACGAAAACTTACTATATAAAATTTTTCTGCGGCTGAATATAGGAGGCACTCCATTATCTCCTCAAGAGCTAAGACAAGCATTACATCCAGGTGATTTTATCAATTGGTTAGATGATCAATCAGTTGAAAGTAAGGCTCTGAGAAAGATATTTAAATCATCAAATCCTGATTCTCGGATGCGTGATGTTGAATTACTATTACGTTATATAGGATTTCATTATTTTTTATCTGATTATCGGGGAAATCTTAAGGAATTTCTTGACATGACTTGTGAAAGGCTTAATAATCAGAGATGTAATGATATTACAAATGTAGTTAATCAATTTGAAGAAGCAGTACAAACAACTATTAATATATTTGAAGAGAAAAACTTCTCTCGTTTATGGTCGAGCAGAAATAATAAATATCAAAGCCAATTCAATCGAGCAATTTTAGATGTGATGGTTTTTTACTTTTCAGATGAAATAATCAGGAAATCTGCTGAAGATCATCAAGAAAAAGTTAAAGTTGCTTTTCAGGAATTATGTTCATCAAACAGTGATTTTAGAGAAGCTGTTGAACGCAGAACACAAAATATTCCTGAAATTTACAATCGTCTGAGGTTGTGGGGTGAAAGTCTACAAAAAGTTTTAGAAGTAAACTTTAATTTACCTGAACTAGATGGGAATCGGATTATTTTCAATGGTTTGAGGTAGGTTCTTAATAAGATATGCCAGAATCTGATAAATTTATTACTTTAAGAACGCAGCTAAACAGGCTAAAAGACGAATTTATTCCTGAAATTAGCCCGACAGGTTCATATTCCGAGAGTCAGTTATCTAGAACTGCTGCATACAGAGTTCTTGCTCATGCTGAAATTGAGTATTATCTTGAAGAAAGAGCTTGGAAAATAGCTTTAGATGCTAAAGGAGCTTGGGATAGTACAGGTAAAACCTCTCGCACTCTGATATGTTTACTTGGTTTCTCTGATTTAACTATGGATAAACCACCAGATACACTTAACAAACCCAACAATGTAAGTCAAGATAATCACGACAAGCGATTGAAAATAACTGAAAAAATAAATTCAGCTATCAAGAGCTTTAAGAAGGTTATTGATAATAATCATGGAGTAAAAGAAAAAAATATTTTAGCATTACTATTACCCATAGGAATAAATAGTAATGACTTAAATACTAATACTGCTTGGCTTAATACCATGAATACATTTGGAGAAAAACGAGGTCTTGTTGCACATTCTTCAGCTACATCGTACATGACTAGTCAAATGCTAGATCCTGCAACTGAATTAAATAGGGTTCAACAAATTACTGAGGGACTTTTAAGAATAGATGAATTAATGAATAATTTAATGCAATAAAATGTAAAATACTCTTGGCTAAAAAAAAATCAAACAACATGAACTTAAAAGATATTAAACAAAAACTATTCCCCATCTTCAAAATTATATCCATCACACTCACAACCAGTGCAGTAGGCTTAGAATTATGGAATATCCAAACATCAATCACTAACAGTCAACTACTGAGTATCTTAACTCCAGCTTTAATTATCACTCATATTGTGCTGTTGGCTCATTTTCTCGAAGCCTTAATTGCTGCTTATTATGCACCTGCTCGCAATCAGGCATCAATCAAATATGCAGCTTATACATTTTTTGTGGGGATATTTGGTTTATTAGAATTATTTGACAATGATCAAGAACAAGGATTCAAGGAAAAAAGTTAAAGGTTTTTTTCTTGTCCCCTGAACTGACCAGCATTCATCCCAACCGTGCTTTAACAGCATGGCTGAATTCTGGTTTCTTGTACGGAATTTATACCGTGATTTATGAGTCAACGCATTGCCCAACCTTGTATTCTAGAACTAGCACTGATTTAATCTTGTTAATAAACTTTGTTTGTTTTCGATAACCATTCATTATACAATATACACAGAATCTCAGTGCAAAATAAATCCTGGCTTTAGGCTACGTCCCTTATTTGATAGCCTGCACGGCGTAGAAGTAGCACAGGTGTGTCCTCTTGAGTGGGGCGCACCTTTAAGGGTTTTGGGCATTTTTCTGATAAGCTCGAAAATTGTGTTAAATATGACACGATTAACTATGTGTTTCTAGATTGAATACTAGAGTGTTTATGGTTTTTAAGGTTTAATAAAGACTAAATCTAGTATTATCGAAAAGTCGGAAATTAGGTGTGGTGTGAAAATCAAGACAGGAGTGAACAAAATGGATTTACGTGGAGATGCGTTGCAAATCCTTAAAGACACTAGTAGAACTTTTTATATCCCAATTAGTATTTTACCATCAGGATTACAAGAAGCAGTGGCATCAGCATACTTGTGTATGCGTGCCATTGACCAAATTGAAGATGATCCAAATTTGGATAATGGGACTAAAAAACGCCTGTTGCAGAATATTAGTCTAACATTGCAAGCGGGAATAGATGGTTTTCCCCTTGATGCTTTCTCTGTAGGATTTAAAGGTTACGAAAATTCTTTACAAGAAGTCAGTTTACGCATTAGAGAATGGTCAATATTAGCACCTGAAAGCATTGCCCCGCGAATTTGGGATGCAACAGCCGCAATGGCTGATAGAATGGCTTATTGGGCAGATAGAAATTGGCAAATAGAAACAGAGGCGGATTTAGACCGTTATACTTTTGGGGTGGCTGGTGCTGTGGGCTTGTTACTCTCAGATTTATGGAATTGGTATGATGGAACTCAAAGCAACCGCACTCAAGCCATAGGATTTGGTAGGGGTTTGCAAGCAGTAAATATTCTGCGAAACAATGGTGAGGATTTAACTCGTGGAGTCAATTTTTACCCAGCAGGTTGGGATAATGATAATCTCCAAAAATATGCCCGTCGCAATCTCATCCTAGCAGATGCCTATACGAACTCTTTGCCAAATGGACCGGCTTTGCAATTTTGCCAAATTCCTCTGGCTTTAGCTCATGGTACTCTAGATGCTTTGGCTAGTGGTAAGGAAAAACTCAGCCGTAGTGATGTTGTTTCCCTGATTGAAAACCTCATGGGTGTGAACGCTAAAGCTAGTTAGGAAATAGGGTATGGGGAACAAATCCGCCCGGAACTTAAGTTCCGGTCTAAAAGCTAAAGTGCGTTAAAACGCACTCTGGTTAACTCAAAATCAAAAACTGTCCTATTTATGTCAAAGTAGTCGGTTTTAACCGAGTTTAGCTTTTAGACAGGGAATTCATTCCCTGGTTGGCTTAAGTTGACAACTAACAACTAACAACTAACAACTAACAACTGACAAGAAAAATATTCATGAAAACTACTTTATTTTTGAGTCCACCTTCTTTTGATGGTTTTGATGGTGGTGCGGGGGCGCGGTATCAAGCAAAACGAGAAATTACTTCTTTTTGGTATCCCACTTGGTTAGCACAACCAGCGGCTTTAGTTCCTGGCAGTAGGTTAGTTGATGCACCTCCTCATGGGCAAACTGTGGATGATGTGTTGAAAATTGCCAAGGATTATGAATTGGTAATTATGCACACCAGTACACCATCGTTGGCTAATGATGTTAAGTGTGCAGAAACAATCAAAGCTCAAAACCCCAATGTACAAATTGGCTTTGTGGGGGCGCACGTTGCGGTTTTACCAGAGGCAACTTTGCGAGAAAATCCAGTAATTGATTTTGTTTGTCGCAATGAGTTTGATTATACCTGTAAGGAATTAGCAGAAGGAAAACCTTGGGATGAAATCAAGGGTTTGAGTTACCGGGATAAGTTGGGAAATATCCACCAAACTGAGGAACGTCCTTTGATTCATGATTGGGATGCTATGCCCAGTGTGTTGCCTGTTTATGCTCGTGATTTGGATATTAGCAAGTATTTTATTGGCTATTTGCAACATCCTTACATTTCTTTTTATACTGGGCGGGGTTGTCCAGCAAAATGTACTTTTTGCTTGTGGCCACAAACTATTGGTGGACATTTATACCGTCATAAAAGCCCCGATGCCGTAGGCAGAGAAATGGAAGAGGCTAAGGTTCTCTTTGGAGATAAGGTGCGGGAGTATATGTTTGATGATGATACTTTTACCATTGATAAACATCGAGCGATCGCAATTAGCAAACATATGAAGCGACTCAATTTAACTTGGAGTTGCAATGCCCGTGCAAACTTAGATTATGATACTCTCAAAACTTTACGAGATAACGGTTTAAGATTGTTATTAGTAGGTTTTGAATCTGGTAATCAAGAAGTTCTCAATAATATCAAAAAAGGTATTAAGCTAGAAGTGGCGCGAGAATTCATGAAGAATTG
The DNA window shown above is from Anabaena sp. WA102 and carries:
- a CDS encoding aminotransferase class I/II-fold pyridoxal phosphate-dependent enzyme gives rise to the protein MPNQNQTPLIDALKACTSRSHAPFYTPGHKRGAGISPILTDLIGKDIFRADLTELAELDNLFKPESVILAAQELAAEAFGAEKTWFLVNGSTCGIEAAILATCRMGDKIILPRNIHSSVISGLILSGAIPIFINPEYDEDLDIAYSITPESLKAALIQHPDTKAVLIVYPTYHGVCGDLPAFIHLTHQYNIPLIVDEAHGAHFHFHPELPTSALSAGADLTVQSIHKTLGAMTQASMLHIQGKRIDIDRVNKALQLVQSTSPSFILLASLDAARQQMAIHGKKLMSQTLELGKAARTQINQIPGLSTPLSQKEKSPGFIDLDKTRLTVNVSKLGFTGFAAEEILDEKFNVTPEFSSWQNITFIISLGNTETDIQNLIRSLSNLTHVNPLKIQNLLCKPKKDNTSNIIAISPREAFFANSEILPFEKAQNRICAEIICPYPPGIPVLMPGELITESALEHLQEIQKMGGFITGCADESLQTLKVVKT
- a CDS encoding DUF262 domain-containing protein; this translates as MQTKTMPNEEVILFEEEEDQEIEFEPLSGLIPELKQIPEIVVSGSDWTTETIFNQLDRGNIELNPRFQRRDAWDITRKSRFIESLVLGFPVPQIVLAANRQEKGKFIVLDGKQRLLTILQFYGGSDENISNNNNAFALRNLEFRRDLIGKKYEDFKNDVFLSSELNALDNQTIRTVLIRNWPNENLLYKIFLRLNIGGTPLSPQELRQALHPGDFINWLDDQSVESKALRKIFKSSNPDSRMRDVELLLRYIGFHYFLSDYRGNLKEFLDMTCERLNNQRCNDITNVVNQFEEAVQTTINIFEEKNFSRLWSSRNNKYQSQFNRAILDVMVFYFSDEIIRKSAEDHQEKVKVAFQELCSSNSDFREAVERRTQNIPEIYNRLRLWGESLQKVLEVNFNLPELDGNRIIFNGLR
- a CDS encoding HEPN domain-containing protein, which codes for MPESDKFITLRTQLNRLKDEFIPEISPTGSYSESQLSRTAAYRVLAHAEIEYYLEERAWKIALDAKGAWDSTGKTSRTLICLLGFSDLTMDKPPDTLNKPNNVSQDNHDKRLKITEKINSAIKSFKKVIDNNHGVKEKNILALLLPIGINSNDLNTNTAWLNTMNTFGEKRGLVAHSSATSYMTSQMLDPATELNRVQQITEGLLRIDELMNNLMQ
- a CDS encoding squalene/phytoene synthase family protein — protein: MDLRGDALQILKDTSRTFYIPISILPSGLQEAVASAYLCMRAIDQIEDDPNLDNGTKKRLLQNISLTLQAGIDGFPLDAFSVGFKGYENSLQEVSLRIREWSILAPESIAPRIWDATAAMADRMAYWADRNWQIETEADLDRYTFGVAGAVGLLLSDLWNWYDGTQSNRTQAIGFGRGLQAVNILRNNGEDLTRGVNFYPAGWDNDNLQKYARRNLILADAYTNSLPNGPALQFCQIPLALAHGTLDALASGKEKLSRSDVVSLIENLMGVNAKAS
- the hpnJ gene encoding hopanoid biosynthesis associated radical SAM protein HpnJ — encoded protein: MKTTLFLSPPSFDGFDGGAGARYQAKREITSFWYPTWLAQPAALVPGSRLVDAPPHGQTVDDVLKIAKDYELVIMHTSTPSLANDVKCAETIKAQNPNVQIGFVGAHVAVLPEATLRENPVIDFVCRNEFDYTCKELAEGKPWDEIKGLSYRDKLGNIHQTEERPLIHDWDAMPSVLPVYARDLDISKYFIGYLQHPYISFYTGRGCPAKCTFCLWPQTIGGHLYRHKSPDAVGREMEEAKVLFGDKVREYMFDDDTFTIDKHRAIAISKHMKRLNLTWSCNARANLDYDTLKTLRDNGLRLLLVGFESGNQEVLNNIKKGIKLEVAREFMKNCHKLGITVHGTFIIGLPIETKETVEETIRFACELSPHTIQVSIAAPYPGTELYEQAREKGWFANESLVATSGIQTSTLQYPSLSSAEIEDSVEKMYRKFYFRPKAIIPIVREMLADRQMLVRRLREGKEFFGYLNDRRTQALAR